The following DNA comes from Croceicoccus sp. YJ47.
TCGGGACCGCAAGCGTGCTGCCGCCCGCATCGCGGCGGAAGATGCCGACCGCGTCCTGTCCGAGGTGCGCGGTGCCGCCCGCGAGGAAGGGCTGTGGGTGGCGCTCGGTTCGCTGGCGGTCAGGCGCGAGGATGGCCGGTGGGCCAATCGCGCCTTCGTCATCGACCCGGATGGGGAAATCGTCGCGCGTTATGACAAGATCCACATGTTCGACGTCGATCTCGACAGCGGCGAAAGCTGGCGCGAATCCAATGCCTATGCGCCGGGCGAACAGGCGGTGTATTGCGAAACGCCGGTCGGGCGGCTGGGCCTTGCCATTTGTTACGACATGCGGTTTCCGGCGCTGTTCGGCGCTCTGGGCAACGCGCGCTGCGACGTGATCAGCGTGCCGGCGGCCTTTACCGTGCCCACCGGGAAGGCGCATTGGCACACCTTGCTGCGGGCTCGTGCGATCGAGGCTTCGGCTTTCATAATCGCGGCGGCGCAGGTGGGCGAGCACGAGGACGGGCGCGCGACATTTGGCCATAGCCTGGTGATCGACCCGTGGGGCGAGGTCCTGCTCGACATGGGCGACGCGGGGCCGGGGGTGGGCTTTGCCGAAATCGACCCCGACCGCGTCGCCACCGTGCGCAGGCAATTGCCGAGCCTTGCCAATCGGCGGGAATTCCATCATCCGCCAGCGGCATGATTGTCTTCGATCTCTGCTGTCAATCGGCCGACCATCGGTTCGAGGCCTGGTTCCGTTCCTCCGCCGATTTCGAGCGGCAGAAGCGCGACGGCTTGCTGATGTGCCCGCAATGCGGAAGCGCCGACGTTGAAAAGGCGGTAATGGCGCCGGCCGTGGGCCGCAAGGGCAACCGCGATTCCGGGGCGCCGTCTGTCCATACACCGCAGGGCGAAGGCGCTGCGCCCGTGCCTTCGACGGCGTCGGCTGCGGGGGCGGAGCGGGGCGCGGCGGCGGGCCTGCCCGAGGCGGTAAAGACCGCGCTCGTGCAGCTTGCCGATCTTCAGAAGCGCGTGATCGAGAAATCGCGCTGGGTCGGGCGCAGCTTTGCCGAGGAAGCCCGCGCCATCCATTATGGCGAAAAGGATGCCGAGCCGATCTATGGCGAGGCCAGCCCCGAGGAAAGCCGCGCCCTCGCCGATGAAGGGGTCGAAGTCGCGCCCTTGCTGTTTCCCGTGGCGCCGCCCGACAAATTGAACTGAAACCTCCGGCAAGCCGATTGTCATTCCCGGCGCCGGCGGCTAAACCCGCCGACGGCGCGCCCGTAGCTCAGCAGGATAGAGCACCAGATTCCTAATCTGGGGGCCATGGGTTCGAATCCCGTCGGGCGCACCAAACTTTCCGCTGTATTATTAAATGGTTAGACGATTTAGGGCCGTTCATCGGTGCCGTTCTCGTGTTGCATTCGTGTTGCACGGCGTTCCCCTGTTTTCCGCCATTTACGCCAGAGACTCGGCGGCTCCATGCAACACGGATGGAACACGTGCTACCAACTCTCTGGGCTTCAATAAGCTCGATCGTTCTGAGCAGATAATTTACTCACAAATTTACCTTGTGTGCTTGAAAAAATGGCGAGAGAAACCCGTTCCGACAAGATTTTGTATTGGGGACAGGAAAGATGAAATTAGTCGCTGCGACCGTGAAAAACTTCCGATCGGTTGAGGACAGCGAGCAATTCACGCTCGACGAAATCGCCTGTTTAGTAGGCAAGAATGAAGCGGGTAAGTCTGCGATATTGCAGGCGCTCGCGGGCGTGAATCCTCATCCGGCAGCGCCGTTCGAGTACAACAAAGAGCGAGACTATCCTAGGCGGCACCTCACCAAGTATGACGAAAGGCACGAAGGTGGTGCGGCCCCTGTCGCTATCACCGAGTGGAGCGTTAGCGACGAAGCGAAAGCACTTATTACCGATGAATTCGGTGAAGATGCCGTTATGGAAGGCACTTTGACGATAACTTCGGGGTACGGCGGGAAATCGATTTGGACTATGCCAATTAACCGAGAGGCTGCGGTCGAGCATATACTGACTAGTTCAAATCTCTCTGCCTCTGAACTCGCCCAAGCGCGCGCGGCGGTGGCGAAGAGCACAAAAAACGACCAAGCGAAGGCGTTAAGGGAGATTGAAGGGGCGTCGGAAAAGTTGGCCGCGCTTGCCGCCAAGCTCGATTCTTTCTCTGGCGACGTCTTGGCGCGAGTCCGCTCTCTTTGGGAGCCTCTGATCCCCCGCTTCATGTATTTCTCGAACTACGATCGCATGGCGGGGGAAGTGCAAATCGAGCAGCTTCAAGACAGAAACCAGATGACGCAGCTCCGCAGCGACGAGCGGCGGTCTCTTGAACTGTTCCAGGATTTTCTTTCATTCGCAGGAACATCAGTAAGTGAAATTATCGCGGCGAAGACCTACGAGACCTTCAATGCGCGCCTGAAAGCCGCGTCTAACACCGTGACGGACGAAATCTTCGAATACTGGACGCAAAACCCTTTCCTATCCGTCGAGGTGACGGTTGGCTCAGCAAAACCAGGCGACCCCCCGCCACTGAATAGTGGTACGATCGCACGAGCGCGCGTCTACAATAGCATCCACCGGGTTGATGTGCCATTCTCAGAGCGAAGCGCGGGTTTCGTGTGGTTCTTCTCATTTCTCGTTAAGTTCGCGCAGGTGAAAGATGACGAAGTTCCAGTCATACTCCTGCTTGATGAGCCGGGGCTGACACTGCACGGCAAAGCTCAGGCCGACCTGCTACGGTTCTTTCGAGAAAAGCTGGCCCCCCATCATCAGTTAATCTACTCAACTCATTCGCCGTTCATGGTTGACCCAGAGAGGCTTACGTCTGCTCGAATAGTCGAAGACGCTGCCTACCTTGCTCGAGGAAACAAGTTTGAGACGCAAGGTACAAAGGTCAGAGACGATGTCCTAGGAAAAGATCCCGATACGGTCTTTCCCCTTCAGGGGGCCCTCGGTTACGAGATTACCCAGACACTTTTCGTCGGTAAGCATACCCTGCTGGTCGAAGGGCCCAGTGATGTTCTTTATCTACAGGCTCTGTCCGCCGCCCTAAAACGGAAGGGGAGGACCGGCCTTGATCCTCGTTGGACTATGTGCCCCACCGGAGGGATCGGCAACATCAAACCATTCGTTTCTCTATTTAAGGGATCTGAGATGAATATTGCCGTTCTCGCTGACTACGCATCGGGGCAGAAAAAACTAATCGAGAGTCTTCGCAGCTCGACAATTCTCGAGACCGGGTCGGTTGTTACCTTGAATGAGGCTACTGGGAAAGCTGAGGCTGACGTCGAAGACCTACTGGACCCTGATCTTTTTGTCGATTTGGTGAATGCCACGTATTCTCTCACAGGAGATAACAGGCTTACCGCTGAAACATTAGATGTAGCCCACCCATCAGAGCGTTTAGTGCAAAAGGCAGAAGCTTACTTCCGCACATTGCCGGACACGATCCCAACCTATGACCATTACTCGCCATCCGAGTGGCTCCTCATTCACCCTAATATTCTGGATGAAAGCGCCGGATGCGAAGCGACACTGGCAAAAGCGGAACCACTGTTCACAAGGCTTAACGGATTGCTGAAGGTTTGATTGCTTGCGCTCAAAGACCCGGAAAGCTTGTCGTTCGCCGGATACGCTGGTTTAGTTCGCAGCACTCAGGCTCTGTGTGGGGCGGCGGAAAATGAAACCGCCGCCCCTTAGACGCCCTCACGTCTAACTATTATGCGGCGATCTTTTGCACACGGATTGCGTTAGGATCGAGCACACCGCCGCCGACACGCTTTGTCGCGTAGAAGAGTACGTAGGGCTTGGCGGTGTAGGGGTCGCGCAGGATGCGAACGCCGATGCGGTCGTTGATGAGATAGCCGCGGGCGAAGTCACCGAACGCGATCGGGGTTGCCCCGGCCGCCACATTGGGCATGTTCTCATCGATCGTTACCGGGCTGCCTAGTAGGGTCGAAGGCTGGTCCGCCATGAAGGCCTCGCGCCAAAGGAAATTGCCTTGGCCGTCCTTCAATTTCGCGACGCGAGCTGCCGTCGTACTGTTCATCAGCCAATTGGCACCCTGCCGATAAGGCGTGGCCAGCGCATATTTCAGGTCGACCAGCCCGTCAGCCGTTACGTCGGACGCTGCACCGCTATTAGTTGCGCCGATCTCACCACCGGGGTGAGCAGCGGGCTGATCGGCAGCCGCTACGCCGCCAGGAAGGTATTGGAGAAAACCCAAGGGCTTATTAACGCCGTCGCCGGAAACAAAGGCAATTCCTTCTTGGCGCGAAAACTCGTCGCTGAGTTCGGTCGCGATCCATTCTTCGAAATTCAGCTGCGCGTCATCGATAAGCCGCTGCGTTGCGGCAGGCTGCGCGTAGATTTCACCGGTCGGAAATGTCAGGGGCGAGAGGCCGGTCGTGCCGGTCTGGGGGCGGTTGGCCGTCTCCCCGACCCAGCCCGAACCCCATTGCTCATTGCTCCACAGCGTCGAATATCCGTTCACGCCGGTCGTCACCACCTGTGACAAGCCGCGCATAGGCGAAAGATGGCTTTGCGCCTTGCGAACCTTGCGGTCCCATTCGACCGGTGCGAGAAAGCCGCCTGCGCTGTTATCGCCTTCCGACATGGCTGCGCGGATCGCCGCCCGCTCGCCGGTGCCGTTAAGCTCGACCAAGGCCGCTTCTGCTTCAGCTGCGCCGCGCTGCACGTAACTGGCGAAGGTCTGGCGATAGGCGGGATCGGTTGCCAATCCATCGCTGTTTGTCGAGCCGTTCACCCGCGAAGCCACGCCTTGCACGGCCTGCTCATCAAGAGCCGCCTCGATACGGTCCTGCCGCTCGTCGTACTTGTTGCGAAAGGCGACGAATGCGTCAGCAAGCTGCGCGATACTCGCGGGCTTCGGATCGGCTTCAGCACGGACGGCGAGCAGGCCGTGATGGGCGCGAGGATATTGGAAAGGCTGAAGCATTTGGACGGTTCCTGTTAACTGATTACAGGCTCCAGATGGCACAGGCGTTTTGGGAAAAACCCGGTTTACGCCAACTATTTTGCAGCGGCGCGAAGGTGGCGTCGGTATCGTTCCGCCAGTTGCGCTGCCACCGCCTGTAACGTTTGGCGATCGTCGATTTGCCATTGTCGTTCAGGCAAGTGCCGTCCGCCTCGGCATTCCAATCGGCGCACGCGTTCTGCCACGATCAAGCTTGCTGTATCGATTTCTGCATCTCGTGCGAGTGTAGCCACCGGTGTTAGGTGATCAGGGTTTAGCAATTCGATGAGTAGATCCGCCGGGTCGGTGTCGACATAACGAATTGCCTCCGCCGCCACCTCGCGTGCGAGACGCTGCGCTCGCTGCGATACCGACCCTTCGCCGTGGGCTGCCTGGACAACAGCCGCCCGCTCGATGGCTGGCCTCCGGGGGCGAGCCATCGCATAGACGCCAAGCAGGCCGGGTGGCAGTCTCAATGCTGCGTTCCCATTGCCTGCCGCTCCATCGTATCGGTCGCGTCCCGCATCCATTCGACAGCCGCGATCGGATCGCCGTGCAATTTAGTGGCGAGGTTATGGGTGGCGTAAATCGAGGCAATCAGCGCATCGATCGGCGCAACGCCGCGTTCGATAAGCTTTTCGTGAAGCGAGCCGTGCAGTTTCTGCGCCATCTCGATTACAGGCTGGATGCGTTCAAACTCATCATTTGTCATGGGTTAGATCCTTCGGTGCAGGTCAGCCCCTACGGGGCTGCATTGAACTTTTTATTCTGAAACTGCTTTCGGTGAAAATGGTGGGCAGCGAGTGGTCATGGTGGGATGGCCCTCCAAAGTTTTGACCGGGGGGTGCCGTCGATGGATCGTCTCATCTGACGGGGCCTGTTTTGCCCTGAACCTGTGCAGCAGTTTGGGCCGGGCTTTCAGCATTGTCAGCAGGTGCGGCGGGCCTACTGGCCGCGCCTGATTGATACGTAGTATCTATAGGGTGTATTACGCGGTTGATTCCTGCGGGTCTCCGGTCGTTTGCGGAACGTGTTTCCGGAGCGTTTCCGGTTACGTTTCCGGTTTTCCGGAGACCGAATATATCCTTCCCTTCGGCGGTGTCGCGCCAAAGAAATCCACGCTCAATTTCACCTATGCGGAACAGCCGATCCATAGCCGCGACGAGCCGATCTTTCTTCAATCCTTTGGCCTCTGCCATCGTGGCGAAGATCTTCGGAGCATAGTTCGCACCGACCTTTTCAGACACGTGCCGCCGCTCGGAAGTCCGCTGTGCCAAGCAGCGAAGGAAGGCTTCATTCTCGCTGTTGGCTCTCGATACCTCGGCCAGTTCTTTGCGCGTATCGGGGGGCAGATCGCTATCCAGAACATAGGCCCAATCGTGCCAGCGGAAGCGCACCGCTTCGCCTTTGCGGGTGTAATTCGCTTTGCCTACGGTTAGTATGCGAGCGTCAGGATCAGCGATAAATCCTTCGCTGTCCCGTTCGTGGTCGATGGTTATTTGCGATCGAACGGCATTCAGCCAGGCGGTCGAGCCTGAGTAGCTGTCCCCGCTCTTGTTGGGGTGGCCGATTAGAACAATGGCTGCGCCCGTCTCACCGGCCAAGCGGTTCAGCAGGTTCACGAACTGCGTTACCTCACCGCGGTCGTTCTCGTTGCCCGTGAATAGGTGCGCCACGTTGTCCAGAAAAACGAGCTTGCTGCCGGTTGTCCCGATCATCTTTACCAAGCGGTGATAGGTAGGCGTAGGGCGCAGTATCCCGTCCTGCCCGAACGTCGATAAGGCATTATCCAGTTCGCCGCGAAGGCTTATCAGATGCAGCCGATCGGCAAGGCTGTCCATTGGAAGCTCCAACGCTGCGCAGATATGTTCCTGCCGCCAATGGAGTTCTTCCGGCGGGTCTTCGCAGGTTAGATAGATTGTTGCGCAGGGCTGAACCGTGAGGCCAAGGCAGGAGATACCGCCGGCGGCTGCCGTTGCGAATTGCTGTCCGCTAAGGCTTTTGCCTGCGCTGCCCACACCGGTGTAAAGAGTAACCTCCCCTGCCGGCGCAGCGTGCTCGATGGCAAAGGCTTTTTTGTGAGCCCGTTTACCCGCCAGGTCGATCAGGTCGAGTGTGTGAAAAGGCTGGCCCGCGTCCGTTGCCTTGTCGACCAGCTTGCGCAGATCCTCTGACGTTCCGGTCCAATCAAGAATGTCGCCTTTCGAGGGCAGGCCCGGCAGTTCGATGATATGGGCGGTGCCCTCAGCCAGTTCGATCGCCTCTTTGGCATCTGCAGCCTGCTTAACGCCCGTCGCGTCATTATCGGGCAGGATGTAGACCGTTCGGCCCTTCACATAGGCGCTGAACTCGAAACCCTTCCAATCCTTGTGCGAGGTTGCAAGCAAGCCCCAGCTGGCCAGCTTGTCCGCCTTGGCCTCGCCCTCCGCCATGTAGATCGGCATATCGCGGTTGGCCGTGACAAGATCGGGAAGGCGGTAGGGAACGCGATCCTCACCTTGCCCAAGCTGCCACCCCCCGTTGTCATCGGGGCGATCGAACTTGAAAATCTTCTCACGGCCATCATCGCCAGGTTCGATACGGTGTTTGCGATAGGCGATGGCCCCGCCGCTGGTTTTGAAGTTGAATGTCGCGACGATTCGCTGCCCCTTGCGTAGGGGCACAGCATGGTCGCGCGCAGCCTCAGCTTTCGCGATCGGCGGGTGCCATGGGATATTATCGTTCTTCGAAAGCCGCTCCTGCAGGAAACCATCGGCGCGCAAGCGGTCTTTCTCGGCAAGCGGGTCGGCACCATTGAAGCAATGGACAAGGCACCCGTCGGGGGCGCTGGGTTCGACCTTGATAGCTACACCCCGGTCCCTGGCACTATGCCCGATGGCAGGAATGAGAGCCTGCCCACCGGTCACTGTGCCGCCATAGTGGCGAGCGATTGCACGAAGGTCAGTCATGCCGCGGCCCTCCGCTTGCAATCACGATGGATCAGTATGGGCAGGCCCCGGCGGATGGCGGGCTGCATCAAAGCCTCCATGACTAAAGCCACCGAACCGGATTCCGTGCGGTCAGGACCGTTGAAACCCGCTCCGACAAACCGGCCAATGAAACCGTCACCATGGGGTGACGGCTCAATTAGCCATGCGCGGCAGGGGAGGTTCGGAAACTCAATCACCATCATCAGCGATCCTCCCCACCGGGATCGCTGAACGGACAACCGGGTCCACGATCGAAGCTGTGACCATATCCGCGGGGGTCGTCTTCGGTTGCTACGTCCCCGCCAGCGTCGGAGATTGCACAGCCCGGTCCATGCTCGGTGCTAACGGTGACACGCGGCGAAAACATGAAATCGTCTTCAAGGTCCGTCGCGTCTTCAAGGTCAGGGTCGCCGTCGATCTCGTCCAGCTCATCGATCGCGCGTTGCAGCATGCTGTCGATGACGGATCGGGGTGCATGATCTATGCCAAGCATATAGGACAGCGTGGGCGGCAGTTTGATCTGGTCGATCATGGTTGCACCCCCTTCGCTGCCTTGTGAGCGGCGACGAACGTCTGATCGAGTTCGCCCAGCTTCAGCAACACGTTATGGCAGAGCACACCAATCGCCGAGAAAGCGTCGGACTCCCGCTCGTCTATCGCTTCCGAACCGCACAGAATTTCGGTGGTATGTTCGATGCGTTTGAGGTCGATAGACAATTCTTCGAATGCCAGGACGGCATCCCATAGGTTGAGGTCGCTCATAGTGACGCCTCCGTCTCGTCTTGGAGGGGCCAGCGGTTTACCATGCGAAGCCCGCCAGCGTAGCCGCGCGCCTGCTTGTAGGTGGCGTAGGTCTCCGGGGTGTGCGCCGGGTGTTCCGGCTCCACGGTGACCTGAAACATGCCGCCAATGTCACGAATGACGACGCGGTGCCGGGGATCGGTGAATGCGGAAAGCACTGGCTTTTTCGCGCGGGTGGCGGTAGCTTCTTTGGCGTTGGTCTCAAACAACACTTTCGAAGCCCCTGCGCCGCTGGCGTGGGGGTTTTTCGTTTCCATCACACGCCCTCCGAACTGAAAGCGCGCTCCAGCTCGCTCTTTCGGAAATACAGCTTCCGCCCTTTGCGGATGCAGGGGAGGAGTCCCTTTTCCGCCATGTGATAAACTGCGCGGGGGGTTTCCCCGATATAATCAGCTGCCGCCTTGGCGCCACCTAGAAGATCATTTGAAAGCATTTGAATAGACTCCTGCAATTCCGTAGTGTCACACGTTGAAACGTTGCTATGCAATGTTTCACAGGTAATCCGTAACGGATCTTTAACCGCTACGCAATACAGCTTTGCAAACTTTCTTAGGAGACCGTCTTGCTCGGTGTCGATCTTCCCTTCGCTGAAATGGCTAAGATACTTGCGGCTATTCATGAAATTGATTCATCGAAAATCACCGCCTTTCATTCGAGAATGAAAAACCTGCATCGGTTAGGATTTCCAAACGAGCTTAAAACCGTAAAGGGAAGGCCCACGATTTACTCGCCGTATCAGCAACTTGAAATGGGCTTAGCGGTCGAAATGATTGAACTCGGTTTGCCGCCCGAGAAAATAGTTTCGCTTTGTCGTAAAAATCAAATGGCTATAGCGGCCGCTGGTGCCTTTGCAGCCCGCTCTTTGCTTGAATTCAAAAATGGATTTCAGGACGGGGAGGGTCAGAATCCGCGAAGCTATTTCATTCTGTTTGACCCGAATGCACTAGCAGACATGAAGAATAATAACTTCGATGTAGATATGGAGCTCTTTATATATGCAGACGAGAAGACCATCGCAAAACACGTTGTCACCAATACGACTGGCGGAAGCTCGCGACTTTCGGCAGTAAACATCACAAGTTTTCTGGATCTGCTAGCCCCGACTTATGCAAAATATCCCGGCGAATTTCGTAGGTATCTGGAAGCAATCAACGAAAAATCGCAAGAGATTTGCGATGTAGAGCTCAGAAAGCTTGAAGATGGCGATTCGTAAGCGCCAGTGGACGACACCGAAGGGCGAGGCGAAACAAGCTTGGCTGGTCGATTATCGCGACACTGCCGGGAAGCGCCGGTTTAAGCAATTCACTCGCAAGAAAGAGGCTGAGGCGTGGTTCACGCAAGCGGGCTGGGAAGTCTCAAAGGGCGTCCATACCGCTGACAGCCAGAGCGTGACGGTCGCCGCCGCTGCCGACCTTTGGATTGCGAAGGCAGAAGGCGAATGCAGGGAGCGCGGGACAGTCCAACAATACCGGCAGCTCGCAAACCTCCATATCGTGCCGCTATTGGGTCTCGAACGGCTTTCCCGGCTATCTCAGCCGCGCGTGGAAGCTTACCGGGACGAACTGTTGAAAACGCGCTCGAAGGCAATGGCGGGCAAGGCCGTGCGTGCATTGTCCAGCATACTGAATGAAGCGCAGCGGCGAGGGCTGGTTGCGCAGAACGTCGCGCGCGAGGTCAAAGTCATTCGGTCTTCGCGCGAAAAGGTAAAGATCACGATCCCGACGCGTGATGAACTGAAAGCATTGCTCAATCATGCGGATGATGATTTCCGCCCGCTCGTGATGACTGCTGTTTTCACAGGTTTGCGCGCATCCGAATTGCGGGGGTTGCGCTGGTCGGACTTGGACCTGAAAGCAGGCTCTATCACCGTAACGCAGCGCGCCGATAAGTTCGGCCAGATAGGTGCGCCCAAGTCAGAGGCGGGCCACCGGACAGTTCCAATACCGCCCGCGCTTGTTACCGAACTGAAGGCATGGAAGCTGCGATCCCCGAAAGGTGATATGGGTTTGACGTTCCCCAATACGCGCGGCGGGGTGCAGAATTATGAGCATATGCTTCGTCGCAAGTTCTTCCCCCTTCAAATCGCTGCCGGGGTTTGCGACGTGTCTGGATCGAACGACGAGGGCGAACCTATCTTGAAGGCCCGCTACGGCTTTCATGCCCTGCGCCATGCCGCCGCGAGCGCATGGATAAAGCAGCGCATCGACTTGAAGCGCTTGCAGGTCTGGATGGGCCATTCGTCAATTCAGATTACGCTCGACACCTATGGTCATCTCCTGGCCGACGCCTCCGGCGATGCAGCCTTGATCGCTGCAACAGAGGCTGAGTTGCTTGGCTAGATGCAACATGGATGGAACACGAGGCAGGAAAGCCCTGCATTTTGGCGACCTATCGTAAGCTTCCTAATCTGGGGGCCATGGGTTCGAATCCCGTCGGGCGCACCAGCTTTTGCTTACTCCCTGCCATCAGGCGACGCCTGCTCGTAATCCTCCGCGCTTACGGGGGGGCTCCGTTCCGCCGGTTGGCCGATCTTTTACCTTTTGACGCGACCGACCTCCGCCTTCGCCCGTCGTCAGGCCGCGTGTGGATGGCGGTTGCCCCCATCGCCGGGCACCGCGCTTTTGACGCGCAGCATGGAAAGCGCCGCCACGCCCAACGCACCTGCTGCAAAAAGCATGGTCCAGATCGGTTCACCGGGGAACAGCGTGTTCATTATCGTGCCCATGACCGTCGCCACCAGCAATTGCGGGACGACGATGAAAATATTGAACAATCCCATGTAGATGCCGAGCTTCGCCTGCGGAAGGTTGGATGCAAGAATGGCGTAGGGCATGGCAAGAATACTGGCCCAGGCAATGCCGATGCCGATTTCCGCCAGAAGAAGCACGCCCGCATCGCGAATCAGAAAGAACGCCAGGAATCCCGCAGAGCCGAGCAGCAGGCAGATCATGTGCGTCATGACCTGTCC
Coding sequences within:
- a CDS encoding carbon-nitrogen hydrolase family protein; translated protein: MTRIALYQATTGIDPARNAADLVDAVRGAANGGAQMLFTPEMSGLLDRDRKRAAARIAAEDADRVLSEVRGAAREEGLWVALGSLAVRREDGRWANRAFVIDPDGEIVARYDKIHMFDVDLDSGESWRESNAYAPGEQAVYCETPVGRLGLAICYDMRFPALFGALGNARCDVISVPAAFTVPTGKAHWHTLLRARAIEASAFIIAAAQVGEHEDGRATFGHSLVIDPWGEVLLDMGDAGPGVGFAEIDPDRVATVRRQLPSLANRREFHHPPAA
- a CDS encoding DUF1178 family protein, producing MIVFDLCCQSADHRFEAWFRSSADFERQKRDGLLMCPQCGSADVEKAVMAPAVGRKGNRDSGAPSVHTPQGEGAAPVPSTASAAGAERGAAAGLPEAVKTALVQLADLQKRVIEKSRWVGRSFAEEARAIHYGEKDAEPIYGEASPEESRALADEGVEVAPLLFPVAPPDKLN
- a CDS encoding AAA family ATPase, whose translation is MKLVAATVKNFRSVEDSEQFTLDEIACLVGKNEAGKSAILQALAGVNPHPAAPFEYNKERDYPRRHLTKYDERHEGGAAPVAITEWSVSDEAKALITDEFGEDAVMEGTLTITSGYGGKSIWTMPINREAAVEHILTSSNLSASELAQARAAVAKSTKNDQAKALREIEGASEKLAALAAKLDSFSGDVLARVRSLWEPLIPRFMYFSNYDRMAGEVQIEQLQDRNQMTQLRSDERRSLELFQDFLSFAGTSVSEIIAAKTYETFNARLKAASNTVTDEIFEYWTQNPFLSVEVTVGSAKPGDPPPLNSGTIARARVYNSIHRVDVPFSERSAGFVWFFSFLVKFAQVKDDEVPVILLLDEPGLTLHGKAQADLLRFFREKLAPHHQLIYSTHSPFMVDPERLTSARIVEDAAYLARGNKFETQGTKVRDDVLGKDPDTVFPLQGALGYEITQTLFVGKHTLLVEGPSDVLYLQALSAALKRKGRTGLDPRWTMCPTGGIGNIKPFVSLFKGSEMNIAVLADYASGQKKLIESLRSSTILETGSVVTLNEATGKAEADVEDLLDPDLFVDLVNATYSLTGDNRLTAETLDVAHPSERLVQKAEAYFRTLPDTIPTYDHYSPSEWLLIHPNILDESAGCEATLAKAEPLFTRLNGLLKV
- a CDS encoding phage major capsid protein, which gives rise to MLQPFQYPRAHHGLLAVRAEADPKPASIAQLADAFVAFRNKYDERQDRIEAALDEQAVQGVASRVNGSTNSDGLATDPAYRQTFASYVQRGAAEAEAALVELNGTGERAAIRAAMSEGDNSAGGFLAPVEWDRKVRKAQSHLSPMRGLSQVVTTGVNGYSTLWSNEQWGSGWVGETANRPQTGTTGLSPLTFPTGEIYAQPAATQRLIDDAQLNFEEWIATELSDEFSRQEGIAFVSGDGVNKPLGFLQYLPGGVAAADQPAAHPGGEIGATNSGAASDVTADGLVDLKYALATPYRQGANWLMNSTTAARVAKLKDGQGNFLWREAFMADQPSTLLGSPVTIDENMPNVAAGATPIAFGDFARGYLINDRIGVRILRDPYTAKPYVLFYATKRVGGGVLDPNAIRVQKIAA
- a CDS encoding AAA family ATPase; amino-acid sequence: MTDLRAIARHYGGTVTGGQALIPAIGHSARDRGVAIKVEPSAPDGCLVHCFNGADPLAEKDRLRADGFLQERLSKNDNIPWHPPIAKAEAARDHAVPLRKGQRIVATFNFKTSGGAIAYRKHRIEPGDDGREKIFKFDRPDDNGGWQLGQGEDRVPYRLPDLVTANRDMPIYMAEGEAKADKLASWGLLATSHKDWKGFEFSAYVKGRTVYILPDNDATGVKQAADAKEAIELAEGTAHIIELPGLPSKGDILDWTGTSEDLRKLVDKATDAGQPFHTLDLIDLAGKRAHKKAFAIEHAAPAGEVTLYTGVGSAGKSLSGQQFATAAAGGISCLGLTVQPCATIYLTCEDPPEELHWRQEHICAALELPMDSLADRLHLISLRGELDNALSTFGQDGILRPTPTYHRLVKMIGTTGSKLVFLDNVAHLFTGNENDRGEVTQFVNLLNRLAGETGAAIVLIGHPNKSGDSYSGSTAWLNAVRSQITIDHERDSEGFIADPDARILTVGKANYTRKGEAVRFRWHDWAYVLDSDLPPDTRKELAEVSRANSENEAFLRCLAQRTSERRHVSEKVGANYAPKIFATMAEAKGLKKDRLVAAMDRLFRIGEIERGFLWRDTAEGKDIFGLRKTGNVTGNAPETRSANDRRPAGINRVIHPIDTTYQSGAASRPAAPADNAESPAQTAAQVQGKTGPVR
- a CDS encoding helix-turn-helix domain-containing protein; amino-acid sequence: MNSRKYLSHFSEGKIDTEQDGLLRKFAKLYCVAVKDPLRITCETLHSNVSTCDTTELQESIQMLSNDLLGGAKAAADYIGETPRAVYHMAEKGLLPCIRKGRKLYFRKSELERAFSSEGV
- a CDS encoding site-specific integrase; protein product: MAIRKRQWTTPKGEAKQAWLVDYRDTAGKRRFKQFTRKKEAEAWFTQAGWEVSKGVHTADSQSVTVAAAADLWIAKAEGECRERGTVQQYRQLANLHIVPLLGLERLSRLSQPRVEAYRDELLKTRSKAMAGKAVRALSSILNEAQRRGLVAQNVAREVKVIRSSREKVKITIPTRDELKALLNHADDDFRPLVMTAVFTGLRASELRGLRWSDLDLKAGSITVTQRADKFGQIGAPKSEAGHRTVPIPPALVTELKAWKLRSPKGDMGLTFPNTRGGVQNYEHMLRRKFFPLQIAAGVCDVSGSNDEGEPILKARYGFHALRHAAASAWIKQRIDLKRLQVWMGHSSIQITLDTYGHLLADASGDAALIAATEAELLG